The following are encoded in a window of Deinococcus sp. YIM 134068 genomic DNA:
- a CDS encoding ArsR/SmtB family transcription factor: MTTLTVATVLDQLKALSHEIRFELVRHLAGGERCVCDLEALLGLPQSKVSYHLGILREAELVCSEQRGKNTYYTLQQDQLFQLGGTLLSEIFTGPLALTHQNKSIC; this comes from the coding sequence ATGACGACGCTCACGGTCGCGACCGTGCTTGACCAGCTCAAGGCCCTCTCCCACGAGATCCGCTTCGAGTTGGTCCGGCACCTCGCCGGGGGAGAGCGTTGTGTCTGCGACCTGGAAGCGCTGCTGGGGCTCCCCCAGTCCAAGGTCTCCTACCACCTCGGCATCCTCCGCGAGGCCGAACTCGTCTGCTCCGAGCAACGCGGCAAGAACACCTACTACACCCTGCAGCAAGATCAACTCTTTCAATTAGGTGGCACACTGCTCAGCGAGATTTTTACCGGCCCCCTCGCCTTGACGCATCAAAACAAATCCATATGCTGA
- a CDS encoding arsenate reductase ArsC, producing the protein MKRVLILCTHNSARSQMAEALTREAARVAGLDLDVHSAGTEATRVKDDAKTVMGEIGLSLDGHSSKTLRDVPDPQNFDYVITVCDSAAEACPVYPGKTHRLHYPFTDPSGGSLDRWRTVRDQLRRQFEAFVQALKDGQPVPPTYADSPPVPVA; encoded by the coding sequence GTGAAGCGCGTCCTAATCCTGTGCACCCACAATTCCGCCCGCTCGCAGATGGCCGAGGCCCTGACCCGGGAGGCCGCGCGGGTGGCTGGCCTCGACCTCGACGTGCACTCGGCGGGGACCGAGGCGACCCGGGTGAAGGACGACGCGAAGACGGTGATGGGGGAGATCGGCCTGAGCCTGGACGGACACAGCAGCAAAACGCTTCGGGACGTGCCAGACCCACAGAACTTCGACTACGTGATCACCGTCTGTGACTCGGCGGCGGAGGCGTGCCCGGTCTACCCGGGCAAGACGCACCGCCTGCACTACCCCTTCACCGACCCGAGCGGGGGCAGCCTCGACCGCTGGCGCACCGTGCGTGACCAGCTCAGGCGCCAGTTCGAGGCCTTTGTGCAGGCCCTGAAAGATGGGCAGCCTGTTCCGCCCACCTACGCGGACAGCCCCCCCGTCCCCGTCGCCTGA
- a CDS encoding MIP/aquaporin family protein — protein MGVAAVFGLTVAAVIAALAPISGAHINPAATFALLLAGRFPPGRVLPYIAAQLLGATGAAFVLLALFGLKGNLGATLPAGTIIQAFVLEAVLTFFLLLVALRSGLPWVVGGVVALEAAMGGPITGASMNPARSFSPALASGLWTAHWLYWLAPLLGAALAVTANHLLSPTQPLEPRPHGTQEFMPQRGKTRSPSN, from the coding sequence CTGGGCGTGGCGGCCGTATTCGGGCTCACCGTGGCAGCGGTGATCGCCGCGCTCGCCCCAATCAGTGGGGCGCACATCAACCCGGCGGCCACCTTCGCCCTACTGCTGGCGGGCCGCTTCCCGCCCGGGAGGGTCTTGCCCTATATCGCCGCCCAACTGCTCGGCGCCACGGGGGCCGCGTTCGTGCTGCTGGCCCTTTTTGGACTCAAGGGCAACCTGGGGGCGACGCTCCCGGCGGGCACCATCATTCAAGCGTTCGTCCTCGAAGCGGTGCTGACCTTCTTCCTGCTGCTGGTCGCGCTGCGCTCGGGGCTGCCCTGGGTGGTGGGCGGGGTCGTCGCCCTGGAGGCCGCGATGGGTGGGCCTATCACCGGGGCGAGCATGAACCCGGCCCGTTCCTTCAGCCCGGCGCTGGCGAGCGGCCTCTGGACGGCCCACTGGCTGTACTGGCTCGCACCCCTGCTCGGCGCCGCCCTCGCCGTGACCGCCAACCACCTGCTCAGCCCCACACAACCCCTGGAGCCCCGACCTCACGGCACGCAGGAATTCATGCCGCAGCGGGGCAAAACCAGGTCGCCTTCCAATTGA
- a CDS encoding MarR family winged helix-turn-helix transcriptional regulator, translating to MTVANLNRLEEATQTGALLRTVTRQFTELQQRNFACCDVQSSTQCVILTTLEREGDQTLRALTGTLNLDKAWLSRSTDDLVEQGLLVKTPHPGDRRALLLRLTDAGHQAAQDLDAGLNAQSTRVLARLPEADRAATLRLLTGLSAALGAELDGEGGCGC from the coding sequence ATGACCGTTGCTAATCTCAACAGGTTGGAAGAGGCGACGCAGACGGGGGCGCTCCTGCGGACGGTGACGCGCCAGTTCACCGAGTTGCAGCAGCGCAACTTCGCCTGCTGCGACGTGCAATCCTCGACCCAGTGCGTGATCCTCACCACCCTGGAGCGCGAGGGCGACCAGACGCTGCGGGCGCTGACCGGCACCCTCAACCTGGACAAGGCCTGGCTCAGCCGCAGCACCGACGACCTGGTGGAACAGGGGCTGCTCGTCAAGACGCCGCACCCTGGGGACCGCCGTGCCCTGCTGCTGCGCCTCACGGATGCTGGACACCAGGCTGCTCAGGACCTCGACGCGGGGCTCAACGCGCAGTCCACCCGGGTGCTGGCTCGTCTACCGGAAGCCGACCGGGCGGCGACGTTGCGGCTCCTCACGGGCCTGAGCGCCGCGCTTGGGGCCGAACTCGACGGGGAAGGGGGCTGCGGATGCTGA
- the arsN2 gene encoding arsenic resistance N-acetyltransferase ArsN2, translated as MLTRKARPGDLPAIEALLTALDLPVAGVAEHLEGMRVAEEDTTLLGVAGLERHGQVGLLRSVAARPSAQGQGVAARLVEEVLDQARRLELEAVYLLTATAEDYFPRFGFAEVPRSVAPTALLASREFQDACPQSATLMHLPLKENAMTQTVPGLTDQTSTLALLDTLRAQPQLPLEFHLHGELLVGPGYHVTEVKAVTIEAMDCGGRADAWRETVIQLKDGNAREAGEGFMMTRKFLGIYDQVAKSVPVRGEAEVRFEYGNSVTPAMQYHVTHVEPQAERVIVYLRTPGVQCKASDACGQPVTSAEVEAAGCAPASGSGCCGPATTDLISLG; from the coding sequence ATGCTGACCCGGAAAGCAAGACCCGGCGATCTGCCAGCCATTGAGGCCCTGCTCACGGCCCTGGACCTGCCGGTGGCCGGGGTCGCCGAGCACTTGGAGGGGATGCGGGTGGCCGAGGAAGACACCACTCTCCTTGGGGTGGCTGGACTGGAACGGCACGGCCAAGTGGGGCTGCTGCGCTCGGTCGCCGCCCGGCCATCGGCCCAGGGTCAGGGGGTTGCCGCCCGACTCGTGGAGGAAGTGCTCGATCAGGCCCGGCGCCTAGAACTGGAGGCGGTCTACCTGCTCACCGCCACCGCCGAGGACTATTTCCCGCGCTTCGGCTTCGCGGAGGTACCCCGCTCGGTTGCCCCCACAGCCCTCCTCGCCTCGCGCGAGTTTCAGGACGCCTGCCCGCAGTCCGCCACCCTCATGCACCTGCCCCTCAAGGAGAACGCCATGACCCAGACCGTCCCCGGCCTCACGGACCAAACCTCTACCCTTGCGCTGCTGGACACCCTGCGCGCCCAGCCGCAGCTCCCCCTGGAGTTCCATCTGCACGGCGAGCTGCTGGTCGGCCCCGGCTACCACGTCACGGAAGTCAAGGCAGTTACGATTGAAGCGATGGACTGCGGCGGCCGGGCCGACGCCTGGCGCGAGACGGTCATCCAGCTCAAGGACGGCAACGCGCGGGAGGCGGGAGAGGGGTTCATGATGACCCGTAAGTTCCTGGGCATCTACGACCAGGTGGCGAAGAGCGTCCCCGTGCGCGGTGAGGCCGAAGTCCGCTTCGAGTACGGCAACAGCGTCACGCCCGCGATGCAGTACCACGTCACGCACGTCGAGCCCCAGGCCGAGCGAGTCATCGTTTATTTGCGAACTCCCGGTGTGCAGTGCAAGGCCTCGGACGCCTGCGGTCAGCCCGTCACCTCGGCAGAGGTAGAGGCGGCAGGGTGTGCGCCCGCGAGTGGGAGCGGATGCTGTGGCCCGGCCACGACTGACCTGATCTCCCTGGGCTGA